A single region of the Zootoca vivipara chromosome 2, rZooViv1.1, whole genome shotgun sequence genome encodes:
- the SPDL1 gene encoding protein Spindly isoform X3 has translation MKMEPDKETISRLRRQLKEAEEERRKAAQYGLDLVESESLLQNQLDKLQSEIATITENFEQEKYTLLREVELKNRMLESMNLECETLKQHQNVQLETQREQLVRMHGQETNELKNKMEKLKSELDETLLSEKQLKHKVDHLKEVLASKTEELRMMSERVHETMSSEVLNLQLEVVAFEQAKADLEDRLHELQYSKEQLELGNSNLTNRLARLEEEREDREKDIVSYCNALEKAHEVNRDLQLQLDHARQEALDPSSKGNSLFAEVEDRRAEMERQLISMKVKYQLLQNQYSFTREQQQRLKLQMATLLRMKGSQGEHDQLERLQSMLQQKNGEIEELLMKVKQLEKPMKPENSKALKLSSTSEYAESEDGYYTDLLQMKLENSEKEIENLKSELSLQRMKALFESQRVLEMERKLFAKERQLEASQSESINLRVLLDEMRIKYQPEELMRDSLNRKKAPGDVISYNLSSRGSSECETSCMLSQKKEETKLSEDATKTTLQAVLVNKDPLSAMEQRSDQPEKKKVKIKEEELDRTAINMKDKNEIGPSPSTRSVSSNMYEQGNQHRPASLFFRCMNYAIHFFIYFLSVACSVVPQFQLPSLKFSKLFKKIKITENQKDS, from the exons ATGAAAATGGAACCGGATAAAGAAACAATTTCACGTCTCCGACGTCAGCTGAAAGAAGCCgaggaggaaagaagaaaggCAGCACAATATGGTTTAGATCTGGTGGAGAGCGAAAGCTTGTTACAGAATCAGCTAGATAAATTGCAGAGTGAAATAGCCACCATAACGGAG AATTTTGAACAAGAAAAATATACTCTCCTGAGAGAAGTAGAACtaaagaacagaatgctagaaaGTATGAACCTTGAATGTGAAACACTTAAGCAACACCAAAATGTACAATTAGAAACACAACGTGAACAACTAGTAAGAATGCATGGACAAGAAACAAATGAACTTAAGAATAAG ATGGAAAAACTGAAATCTGAGCTAGATGAAACCCTTCTTAGCGAGAAACAGTTGAAACACAAAGTGGACCATCTGAAGGAGGTCCTTGCTTCTAAAACAGAAGAACTGCGCATGATGTCAGAGCGTGTGCATGAAACCATGTCTTCAGAAGTGCTCAATCTTCAACTTGAGGTGGTGGCATTTGAACAGGCAAAG GCAGACCTTGAGGACAGATTACATGAGCTTCAGTACAGCAAGGAGCAACTAGAACTTGGAAACAGCAATCTGACTAATCGACTGGCACGTCTCgaagaggagagagaagacagagaaaaagaTATTGTTTCATACTGTAATGCGTTAGAG AAAGCTCATGAAGTAAATAGAGACCTTCAGCTTCAGCTTGACCATGCACGGCAAGAAGCCCTGGATCCTTCCAGTAAAGGCAATTCCTTATTCGCTGAG GTAGAGGACCGTAGAGCAGAAATGGAGCGTCAGTTGATCAGTATGAAAGTAAAATATCAGTTGCTACAAAATCAGTATTCTTTCACTAGAGAACAGCAGCAAAGACTGAAG CTACAGATGGCTACTCTTCTACGGATGAAAGGTTCACAAGGGGAGCATGATCAGCTGGAACGTTTGCAAAGCATGCTTCAACAAAAGAATGGTGAAATAGAAGAACTTCTAATGAAAGTGAAGCAACTGGAAAAGCCCATG AAGCCTGAAAATTCAAAAGCTCTGAAACTTTCAAGCACTTCAGAATATGCAGAATCTGAAGATGGATATTACACCGATTTGCTTCAGATGAAACTTGAGAATTCAGA aaaAGAGATAGAAAATTTGAAAAGTGAATTGTCGCTACAGCGGATGAAGGCTCTGTTTGAGAGTCAACGTGTCTTGGAAATGGAACGGAAGCTCTTTGCAAAGGAAAGACAACTTGAGGCTTCTCAAAGTGAGAGCATAAATTTGCGCGTGCTGCTGGATGAAATGAGAATAAAGTATCAACCTGAAG AGTTAATGAGAGATTCGCTCAATCGCAAGAAGGCTCCAGGCGATGTGATTTCATACAACTTAAGTAGCAGAGGGTCTTCTGAGTGTGAAACCTCTTGTATGCTATCTCAGAAAAAGGAAGAGACAAAACTAAGTGAGGATGCTACGAAAACCACACTTCAGGCTGTATTAGTGAACAAAGATCCCCTTTCCGCAATGGAACAGAGAAGTGATCAACCTGAAAAGAAGAAGgttaaaataaaagaggaagaaCTGGACAGGACAGCTATAAATATGAAAGATAAGAATGAAATTGGACCCTCCCCCTCTACCAGGTCAGTGTCTTCTAATATGTATGAGCAAGGCAATCAGCACAGACCTGCATCACTTTTTTTCCGCTGCATGAACTATGCTATCCATTTCTTCATTTACTTTCTCAGTGTTGCATGCAGTGTCGTTCCTCAGTTCCAGCTACCTAGTTTGAAATTTTCAAAACTGTTTAAAAAGATCAAAATTACAGAGAATCAAAAGGACTCTTAA
- the SPDL1 gene encoding protein Spindly isoform X1, protein MKMEPDKETISRLRRQLKEAEEERRKAAQYGLDLVESESLLQNQLDKLQSEIATITENFEQEKYTLLREVELKNRMLESMNLECETLKQHQNVQLETQREQLVRMHGQETNELKNKMEKLKSELDETLLSEKQLKHKVDHLKEVLASKTEELRMMSERVHETMSSEVLNLQLEVVAFEQAKADLEDRLHELQYSKEQLELGNSNLTNRLARLEEEREDREKDIVSYCNALEKAHEVNRDLQLQLDHARQEALDPSSKGNSLFAEVEDRRAEMERQLISMKVKYQLLQNQYSFTREQQQRLKLQMATLLRMKGSQGEHDQLERLQSMLQQKNGEIEELLMKVKQLEKPMPENSKALKLSSTSEYAESEDGYYTDLLQMKLENSEKEIENLKSELSLQRMKALFESQRVLEMERKLFAKERQLEASQSESINLRVLLDEMRIKYQPEELMRDSLNRKKAPGDVISYNLSSRGSSECETSCMLSQKKEETKLSEDATKTTLQAVLVNKDPLSAMEQRSDQPEKKKVKIKEEELDRTAINMKDKNEIGPSPSTRSVSSNMYEQGNQHRPASLFFRCMNYAIHFFIYFLSVACSVVPQFQLPSLKFSKLFKKIKITENQKDS, encoded by the exons ATGAAAATGGAACCGGATAAAGAAACAATTTCACGTCTCCGACGTCAGCTGAAAGAAGCCgaggaggaaagaagaaaggCAGCACAATATGGTTTAGATCTGGTGGAGAGCGAAAGCTTGTTACAGAATCAGCTAGATAAATTGCAGAGTGAAATAGCCACCATAACGGAG AATTTTGAACAAGAAAAATATACTCTCCTGAGAGAAGTAGAACtaaagaacagaatgctagaaaGTATGAACCTTGAATGTGAAACACTTAAGCAACACCAAAATGTACAATTAGAAACACAACGTGAACAACTAGTAAGAATGCATGGACAAGAAACAAATGAACTTAAGAATAAG ATGGAAAAACTGAAATCTGAGCTAGATGAAACCCTTCTTAGCGAGAAACAGTTGAAACACAAAGTGGACCATCTGAAGGAGGTCCTTGCTTCTAAAACAGAAGAACTGCGCATGATGTCAGAGCGTGTGCATGAAACCATGTCTTCAGAAGTGCTCAATCTTCAACTTGAGGTGGTGGCATTTGAACAGGCAAAG GCAGACCTTGAGGACAGATTACATGAGCTTCAGTACAGCAAGGAGCAACTAGAACTTGGAAACAGCAATCTGACTAATCGACTGGCACGTCTCgaagaggagagagaagacagagaaaaagaTATTGTTTCATACTGTAATGCGTTAGAG AAAGCTCATGAAGTAAATAGAGACCTTCAGCTTCAGCTTGACCATGCACGGCAAGAAGCCCTGGATCCTTCCAGTAAAGGCAATTCCTTATTCGCTGAG GTAGAGGACCGTAGAGCAGAAATGGAGCGTCAGTTGATCAGTATGAAAGTAAAATATCAGTTGCTACAAAATCAGTATTCTTTCACTAGAGAACAGCAGCAAAGACTGAAG CTACAGATGGCTACTCTTCTACGGATGAAAGGTTCACAAGGGGAGCATGATCAGCTGGAACGTTTGCAAAGCATGCTTCAACAAAAGAATGGTGAAATAGAAGAACTTCTAATGAAAGTGAAGCAACTGGAAAAGCCCATG CCTGAAAATTCAAAAGCTCTGAAACTTTCAAGCACTTCAGAATATGCAGAATCTGAAGATGGATATTACACCGATTTGCTTCAGATGAAACTTGAGAATTCAGA aaaAGAGATAGAAAATTTGAAAAGTGAATTGTCGCTACAGCGGATGAAGGCTCTGTTTGAGAGTCAACGTGTCTTGGAAATGGAACGGAAGCTCTTTGCAAAGGAAAGACAACTTGAGGCTTCTCAAAGTGAGAGCATAAATTTGCGCGTGCTGCTGGATGAAATGAGAATAAAGTATCAACCTGAAG AGTTAATGAGAGATTCGCTCAATCGCAAGAAGGCTCCAGGCGATGTGATTTCATACAACTTAAGTAGCAGAGGGTCTTCTGAGTGTGAAACCTCTTGTATGCTATCTCAGAAAAAGGAAGAGACAAAACTAAGTGAGGATGCTACGAAAACCACACTTCAGGCTGTATTAGTGAACAAAGATCCCCTTTCCGCAATGGAACAGAGAAGTGATCAACCTGAAAAGAAGAAGgttaaaataaaagaggaagaaCTGGACAGGACAGCTATAAATATGAAAGATAAGAATGAAATTGGACCCTCCCCCTCTACCAGGTCAGTGTCTTCTAATATGTATGAGCAAGGCAATCAGCACAGACCTGCATCACTTTTTTTCCGCTGCATGAACTATGCTATCCATTTCTTCATTTACTTTCTCAGTGTTGCATGCAGTGTCGTTCCTCAGTTCCAGCTACCTAGTTTGAAATTTTCAAAACTGTTTAAAAAGATCAAAATTACAGAGAATCAAAAGGACTCTTAA
- the SPDL1 gene encoding protein Spindly isoform X2, which yields MKMEPDKETISRLRRQLKEAEEERRKAAQYGLDLVESESLLQNQLDKLQSEIATITENFEQEKYTLLREVELKNRMLESMNLECETLKQHQNVQLETQREQLVRMHGQETNELKNKMEKLKSELDETLLSEKQLKHKVDHLKEVLASKTEELRMMSERVHETMSSEVLNLQLEVVAFEQAKADLEDRLHELQYSKEQLELGNSNLTNRLARLEEEREDREKDIVSYCNALEKAHEVNRDLQLQLDHARQEALDPSSKGNSLFAEVEDRRAEMERQLISMKVKYQLLQNQYSFTREQQQRLKLQMATLLRMKGSQGEHDQLERLQSMLQQKNGEIEELLMKVKQLEKPMKPENSKALKLSSTSEYAESEDGYYTDLLQMKLENSEKEIENLKSELSLQRMKALFESQRVLEMERKLFAKERQLEASQSESINLRVLLDEMRIKYQPEELMRDSLNRKKAPGDVISYNLSSRGSSECETSCMLSQKKEETKLSEDATKTTLQAVLVNKDPLSAMEQRSDQPEKKKVKIKEEELDRTAINMKDKNEIGPSPSTRLTSDPGIKTEENYTVAAEQTRKHEKKRHKKTYPIMFMAPKQDPETQCTQQ from the exons ATGAAAATGGAACCGGATAAAGAAACAATTTCACGTCTCCGACGTCAGCTGAAAGAAGCCgaggaggaaagaagaaaggCAGCACAATATGGTTTAGATCTGGTGGAGAGCGAAAGCTTGTTACAGAATCAGCTAGATAAATTGCAGAGTGAAATAGCCACCATAACGGAG AATTTTGAACAAGAAAAATATACTCTCCTGAGAGAAGTAGAACtaaagaacagaatgctagaaaGTATGAACCTTGAATGTGAAACACTTAAGCAACACCAAAATGTACAATTAGAAACACAACGTGAACAACTAGTAAGAATGCATGGACAAGAAACAAATGAACTTAAGAATAAG ATGGAAAAACTGAAATCTGAGCTAGATGAAACCCTTCTTAGCGAGAAACAGTTGAAACACAAAGTGGACCATCTGAAGGAGGTCCTTGCTTCTAAAACAGAAGAACTGCGCATGATGTCAGAGCGTGTGCATGAAACCATGTCTTCAGAAGTGCTCAATCTTCAACTTGAGGTGGTGGCATTTGAACAGGCAAAG GCAGACCTTGAGGACAGATTACATGAGCTTCAGTACAGCAAGGAGCAACTAGAACTTGGAAACAGCAATCTGACTAATCGACTGGCACGTCTCgaagaggagagagaagacagagaaaaagaTATTGTTTCATACTGTAATGCGTTAGAG AAAGCTCATGAAGTAAATAGAGACCTTCAGCTTCAGCTTGACCATGCACGGCAAGAAGCCCTGGATCCTTCCAGTAAAGGCAATTCCTTATTCGCTGAG GTAGAGGACCGTAGAGCAGAAATGGAGCGTCAGTTGATCAGTATGAAAGTAAAATATCAGTTGCTACAAAATCAGTATTCTTTCACTAGAGAACAGCAGCAAAGACTGAAG CTACAGATGGCTACTCTTCTACGGATGAAAGGTTCACAAGGGGAGCATGATCAGCTGGAACGTTTGCAAAGCATGCTTCAACAAAAGAATGGTGAAATAGAAGAACTTCTAATGAAAGTGAAGCAACTGGAAAAGCCCATG AAGCCTGAAAATTCAAAAGCTCTGAAACTTTCAAGCACTTCAGAATATGCAGAATCTGAAGATGGATATTACACCGATTTGCTTCAGATGAAACTTGAGAATTCAGA aaaAGAGATAGAAAATTTGAAAAGTGAATTGTCGCTACAGCGGATGAAGGCTCTGTTTGAGAGTCAACGTGTCTTGGAAATGGAACGGAAGCTCTTTGCAAAGGAAAGACAACTTGAGGCTTCTCAAAGTGAGAGCATAAATTTGCGCGTGCTGCTGGATGAAATGAGAATAAAGTATCAACCTGAAG AGTTAATGAGAGATTCGCTCAATCGCAAGAAGGCTCCAGGCGATGTGATTTCATACAACTTAAGTAGCAGAGGGTCTTCTGAGTGTGAAACCTCTTGTATGCTATCTCAGAAAAAGGAAGAGACAAAACTAAGTGAGGATGCTACGAAAACCACACTTCAGGCTGTATTAGTGAACAAAGATCCCCTTTCCGCAATGGAACAGAGAAGTGATCAACCTGAAAAGAAGAAGgttaaaataaaagaggaagaaCTGGACAGGACAGCTATAAATATGAAAGATAAGAATGAAATTGGACCCTCCCCCTCTACCAG